The Methylomonas montana genome has a window encoding:
- a CDS encoding ExbD/TolR family protein: MKVEEEGKIYDDINITPMLDVAYVLLLIFIIMTTATVQGITVSLPKASSTPSLSKPKTKAISITPDGSIYLDTYPVSLQELETRLAQYKAATPDLPVVVKADASVQYQKVIEVLDVVTRLQISQLGLVTQKLVK, from the coding sequence ATGAAAGTCGAGGAAGAAGGCAAAATCTACGACGACATCAACATCACACCGATGCTGGACGTGGCCTATGTGCTGTTGCTGATTTTTATCATCATGACCACCGCCACCGTACAGGGCATCACCGTCAGTCTGCCCAAGGCCAGCAGCACGCCGTCCTTGTCCAAACCCAAAACCAAGGCCATCTCGATTACCCCGGACGGCAGCATCTATCTGGATACCTACCCGGTGTCGCTCCAGGAACTGGAAACCCGCCTGGCCCAATACAAAGCCGCCACCCCGGACTTACCGGTGGTGGTGAAAGCCGATGCCAGCGTGCAGTACCAGAAAGTCATCGAAGTGTTGGACGTGGTGACTCGGTTGCAGATTAGTCAGTTGGGGTTGGTGACGCAGAAGTTGGTGAAGTGA
- a CDS encoding energy transducer TonB family protein codes for MKNKYAWLRRLPLLLGIGLGLLIALGVWWLTEKFEKPPQTKKVAQRITMIQPPPLPPPPPEQKPPPEEVKEEKIEEPEPEPEPEPAPEQDQAPPAEELGLDADGAAGSDGFGLAARKGGRSILGGGGGNAILWYGGQIQRQVENGLQSLLADSAAGKAGYSVIVDVWIGADGRVDRSELSSGSGKADVDQALRAALLRLTASVGRPPPENMPQPIRIRLISRV; via the coding sequence ATGAAAAACAAATATGCCTGGCTGCGCCGATTGCCCTTGTTATTGGGGATTGGCTTGGGCCTCTTGATAGCGCTGGGAGTGTGGTGGTTGACGGAAAAGTTCGAGAAACCGCCGCAAACCAAGAAAGTGGCGCAACGGATCACGATGATCCAGCCGCCGCCGCTGCCGCCACCACCGCCCGAGCAAAAGCCGCCGCCGGAAGAAGTGAAAGAGGAAAAGATCGAAGAACCGGAGCCCGAGCCCGAACCGGAACCCGCGCCGGAGCAGGACCAGGCGCCGCCCGCGGAAGAGCTTGGGCTGGATGCCGACGGCGCAGCCGGCAGCGACGGCTTTGGTCTGGCGGCGCGCAAGGGCGGTCGATCGATATTAGGCGGCGGTGGCGGCAACGCCATTCTCTGGTACGGCGGCCAAATTCAGCGCCAGGTGGAGAACGGTTTGCAAAGTCTGCTGGCCGACAGCGCCGCGGGCAAGGCCGGTTACAGCGTCATTGTCGATGTCTGGATAGGCGCCGACGGCCGTGTCGACCGCAGCGAATTATCGTCCGGCAGCGGTAAGGCCGATGTCGATCAGGCCTTGCGCGCCGCGCTGCTAAGGCTAACAGCTAGCGTTGGCCGTCCGCCGCCGGAGAACATGCCGCAGCCGATTCGGATTCGGCTCATCTCAAGGGTGTAG
- a CDS encoding putative porin encodes MNTATKNLVLLLTGSLAVTTGAAQAADEIIPVKKSTLINLVDLLVQRGVINKDEGNGLVSAAEREAAEAARTAQASAARGNGGKAAPVSELSSVNTPAGDAAVNAEWGGEPASGKTKAGKIKHVGYVPEFVKKEIRDQVRAELKAEVLQDVKQDAKTEGWGIPGALPEWVAAIHPSFDMRVRFADDFYAKDNEGGVDNVGIDADGNFFGPYNWLSINRAGNTPQGGLNRQVALNPNEAILNNQKDRLRLRERFRLGFEANLAEGLKAGIRFATSNINNPVSNDQTLGNTGQSYQFAIDRSYLQYDFLDERKTNWFSLYAGRIINPFVSTDVVFDPDLSFEGVAGSVRLPFNRGSNQLAGYHAPNPTARFGINQGQQTPDSLFLTLGVFPLQDIDVSVNDKWLYAGQLGVDWLLFDDSRFNVAASYYEFQNVNARPNPIGSHAYDWTAPQFVQKGNSMVAITDVNTLNGVCDDTVGCLFGLASEFKVFNATAMLDYAGFAPAHVLLTADYAKNLGFDRQRIAAEFQNGIVNYTDSDPRTTAYQIRVDIGRPEVRRWADWSVNLAYRYVQRDAVLDAFTDSIFHLGGTNAKGWVAGVQYGLARNTWLNLRWLSSDSIDGPKYSIDTLNVDLNARF; translated from the coding sequence ATGAATACCGCAACGAAAAACCTGGTCCTGCTGCTGACCGGCAGCCTGGCTGTCACGACCGGCGCGGCGCAAGCCGCCGACGAGATAATCCCGGTCAAAAAATCCACCTTGATCAATCTGGTCGATTTGTTGGTGCAACGCGGCGTGATCAACAAAGACGAAGGGAATGGTCTGGTTAGCGCCGCCGAGCGGGAAGCCGCGGAAGCAGCCAGAACCGCGCAAGCCAGCGCGGCTCGCGGCAATGGCGGTAAAGCCGCGCCGGTCAGTGAGTTGTCCTCTGTCAATACCCCGGCGGGCGATGCTGCCGTCAATGCCGAGTGGGGCGGCGAGCCGGCCAGCGGCAAAACCAAGGCCGGTAAGATCAAGCATGTCGGCTATGTGCCGGAGTTCGTCAAAAAGGAAATTCGCGACCAGGTCCGTGCCGAGTTGAAAGCCGAGGTGTTGCAAGACGTCAAACAGGACGCCAAAACCGAAGGTTGGGGTATCCCCGGCGCCTTGCCGGAGTGGGTGGCGGCGATTCATCCCAGTTTCGATATGCGTGTGCGTTTTGCCGACGATTTCTACGCCAAGGATAACGAAGGCGGTGTCGATAATGTCGGCATCGATGCCGACGGCAATTTTTTCGGCCCCTACAACTGGCTTTCGATCAACCGGGCCGGCAATACCCCGCAAGGCGGCTTGAACCGGCAGGTGGCGTTAAACCCGAACGAAGCGATCCTGAATAATCAAAAAGACCGTTTGCGACTGCGGGAACGCTTTCGTCTGGGCTTTGAAGCCAATCTGGCCGAGGGTTTGAAGGCCGGCATTCGTTTCGCCACCAGCAATATCAACAACCCGGTGTCCAACGATCAGACCCTGGGCAATACCGGCCAGTCTTACCAGTTTGCGATCGACCGTTCTTATCTGCAATACGATTTCCTGGACGAGCGAAAAACCAACTGGTTCAGTCTGTACGCCGGGCGGATTATCAATCCCTTCGTCTCCACCGACGTGGTTTTCGACCCCGATCTGAGTTTCGAAGGGGTGGCCGGCAGTGTCCGCCTGCCGTTCAACCGGGGCAGTAATCAATTGGCCGGCTATCACGCGCCTAATCCGACCGCGCGTTTCGGCATCAATCAGGGGCAACAAACCCCCGACAGCCTGTTCCTGACCTTGGGTGTATTTCCGTTGCAGGACATCGACGTCTCGGTCAACGATAAATGGCTGTATGCCGGACAGCTCGGCGTCGACTGGTTGCTGTTCGACGATTCGCGGTTCAATGTCGCCGCGTCGTACTACGAATTCCAAAACGTCAACGCCCGCCCTAATCCGATCGGCAGCCATGCTTACGACTGGACCGCGCCGCAGTTCGTGCAGAAGGGCAATTCGATGGTGGCGATCACCGATGTCAACACCTTGAACGGCGTCTGCGACGATACGGTTGGCTGTTTGTTCGGCCTAGCCTCGGAGTTCAAAGTCTTCAATGCCACGGCAATGCTCGATTACGCCGGTTTCGCGCCGGCCCATGTGTTGCTGACCGCCGATTACGCCAAGAACTTGGGCTTCGACAGACAACGGATTGCCGCCGAGTTTCAGAACGGCATCGTTAACTACACCGATTCCGATCCCCGCACCACGGCTTATCAAATACGGGTCGATATCGGCCGGCCGGAGGTCCGGCGTTGGGCCGATTGGAGCGTCAATCTGGCCTATCGCTACGTGCAGCGCGATGCGGTGCTGGATGCCTTCACCGACTCGATCTTTCATTTGGGCGGTACCAACGCCAAGGGTTGGGTGGCTGGCGTGCAATACGGCTTGGCGCGCAATACCTGGCTGAACCTGCGTTGGTTAAGCTCCGATAGCATCGACGGTCCCAAATACAGTATCGACACCTTGAATGTCGATCTGAATGCCAGGTTTTAG
- a CDS encoding coiled-coil domain-containing protein: MFKRVPSMPICLSCLILAALLAGVENSRAEAKAPGGEAIKKAQGIIRQLSQEKSMLEAEKAVWLTEKATLDAKVKSLEAAVARLQRLQAEVERYKSGLEAVRGNLETQLGQQRQREQALLQKHNEVVSKARDSSDDNNLLVQAVKEREQWIAQCGALNQKLRNANLEIVNQYKEKGLWQQLAELEPLTGIGQVQTETAAEDYRYRLQQLKITPFQAGTAGVQAISPASDGAEEPDQSVPAVDVIAGKQPPEQGGLTSDSSESVMAEESVETAVEAASRRRTAPGAGTPR; the protein is encoded by the coding sequence ATGTTTAAACGAGTACCTTCCATGCCGATCTGTTTATCCTGTCTGATACTGGCGGCGTTGCTGGCGGGGGTGGAAAACAGCCGGGCCGAAGCCAAGGCGCCTGGCGGCGAGGCGATCAAGAAAGCGCAAGGCATCATCCGCCAACTGAGCCAGGAGAAAAGCATGCTGGAAGCCGAAAAAGCCGTCTGGCTGACGGAAAAAGCCACATTGGACGCCAAAGTCAAAAGTCTGGAAGCGGCGGTCGCCCGCTTGCAACGCTTACAGGCCGAAGTGGAACGCTATAAATCCGGCTTGGAAGCGGTCCGCGGCAATCTGGAAACGCAACTGGGCCAACAGCGCCAGCGCGAGCAGGCTTTGCTGCAAAAGCATAACGAGGTGGTGAGTAAGGCTCGCGACAGTAGCGACGACAACAATCTATTGGTGCAGGCCGTCAAGGAGCGCGAGCAATGGATCGCGCAATGCGGAGCGCTAAATCAAAAGCTGCGCAACGCCAATCTGGAGATCGTCAATCAATATAAGGAAAAAGGCTTGTGGCAGCAGTTAGCCGAGTTGGAGCCTTTAACCGGCATCGGCCAAGTGCAAACCGAGACGGCGGCGGAAGACTATCGCTATCGCTTGCAACAACTCAAGATTACGCCGTTCCAGGCTGGCACGGCCGGTGTGCAGGCGATTTCTCCGGCGAGCGACGGGGCCGAAGAGCCGGATCAGTCCGTGCCCGCCGTCGACGTGATTGCCGGTAAGCAGCCGCCGGAACAGGGTGGGTTGACGTCGGATAGCAGCGAGTCAGTGATGGCCGAGGAATCGGTCGAAACTGCTGTTGAGGCGGCTAGTCGTCGCCGTACCGCGCCCGGTGCCGGGACGCCGCGATGA
- a CDS encoding ShlB/FhaC/HecB family hemolysin secretion/activation protein: MTRNALTAAIGLILHGVVVQAAEPPAQSADIAEQRAREQQPRFDVLDYQIEGNSVLDDEALERAVYPHLGPDKTVEDVEKARVSLEEAYRNAGYPTVVVAIPEQDVDGGAVRLSVVEGTIETLHVSGSRYYALGKIRDGVPALAEGLVPHMPKVQEQMNTLAQQSADRNVTPIFRAGSTPGRMEVELKVKDELPLHGNLEMNSRNSENTSYTRLLGSVRYDNLWQRFHSVSLQYQVSPELSDEVSVWSGTYVLPTGWADTRLALYGIGISSNTQLGVSVGGLSVVGAGSIYGARLVKPLAASSDNILHSLSLGFDYKSFDQQIASFTENAPISYASFMTGYDGSRRNETSVTSLSLAAHFSIRGLGNDAQQFANKRLDAEPNFLYLTGDLKHQQRLPWDFRLLTRAGGQASMSSLISNEQFSAGGPLSVRGYHQTQLLGDHGVNLSVELQSPHLLPGKWEDSQNLRLLSFFDWANIWTNNPIAPTPATAHLASAGIGLRTQWFKHLLAELDWSYPFYRQSTIDQGQQRVDFRMVYEF, from the coding sequence ATGACGCGCAATGCTTTAACGGCTGCGATCGGCTTGATTCTGCACGGTGTTGTCGTTCAAGCGGCCGAACCGCCAGCGCAATCGGCTGACATTGCCGAGCAAAGGGCTCGCGAGCAGCAGCCGCGTTTCGATGTGCTGGATTACCAGATCGAAGGCAACAGCGTGCTGGATGACGAAGCGCTGGAGCGGGCCGTTTATCCGCATTTAGGGCCGGACAAAACCGTCGAGGACGTGGAAAAAGCCCGCGTTTCTTTGGAAGAAGCCTACCGCAATGCCGGCTATCCAACCGTGGTAGTGGCAATTCCCGAACAAGATGTCGACGGCGGCGCGGTGCGCTTGAGCGTGGTGGAAGGCACCATCGAGACCTTGCATGTCAGCGGTTCGCGCTATTATGCGCTGGGCAAGATCCGCGACGGTGTGCCGGCCCTGGCGGAGGGCCTGGTGCCGCATATGCCCAAAGTGCAGGAGCAGATGAATACGTTGGCCCAGCAGTCGGCCGACCGCAATGTCACGCCGATTTTTCGGGCCGGATCGACGCCAGGCAGAATGGAAGTGGAGCTGAAAGTCAAGGACGAATTGCCGCTGCACGGCAATCTCGAAATGAACAGCCGTAATTCCGAAAATACCAGTTATACCCGTTTATTGGGCTCGGTCCGCTACGATAACTTGTGGCAGCGTTTTCATAGCGTATCGCTGCAATACCAGGTGTCGCCGGAGCTTAGCGACGAAGTCAGCGTCTGGTCTGGCACCTATGTGTTGCCGACCGGTTGGGCCGATACCCGCCTGGCTCTATACGGTATCGGCATCAGCTCCAATACCCAACTCGGCGTCAGCGTCGGCGGCCTGTCGGTGGTCGGCGCCGGTTCGATCTACGGTGCTAGGCTGGTCAAACCTTTGGCCGCTTCGTCGGATAACATTCTGCATAGTCTGAGTTTGGGCTTCGATTACAAAAGCTTCGACCAACAGATCGCCAGCTTCACTGAAAATGCGCCGATCAGCTATGCCTCGTTCATGACCGGTTATGACGGCAGCCGGCGCAACGAGACCAGCGTGACGTCGCTGAGCTTGGCGGCTCACTTTTCGATTCGCGGTTTGGGTAACGACGCGCAACAGTTTGCCAACAAGCGTCTCGATGCCGAACCGAATTTTCTCTATCTGACCGGCGATCTCAAGCATCAGCAGCGCTTGCCATGGGATTTCCGGCTGTTGACCAGGGCAGGGGGGCAGGCCAGCATGTCATCCTTGATCAGCAACGAGCAGTTCTCGGCGGGCGGGCCGCTCAGCGTGCGCGGTTATCATCAAACCCAGCTGCTCGGTGACCACGGCGTCAACCTGTCGGTCGAATTGCAATCGCCGCATCTGCTGCCGGGGAAGTGGGAAGACAGCCAGAACCTGCGGTTGTTGAGCTTTTTTGATTGGGCCAATATCTGGACCAACAATCCCATTGCCCCCACCCCTGCCACGGCGCACCTGGCCTCCGCCGGCATCGGCTTGCGTACGCAATGGTTCAAGCATTTATTGGCCGAACTTGACTGGAGTTATCCGTTTTACCGGCAAAGTACGATCGATCAAGGTCAGCAACGTGTGGATTTTAGAATGGTGTATGAATTTTGA
- a CDS encoding group III truncated hemoglobin, with amino-acid sequence MMNMESTEVTEQTIAELVRRFYENAAADERLKAIFDGAIHDWDHHHRVVENFWSRTLLNTDRYQGSPYPIHTRLPLQIEHFDIWLEYFRQTAREVLPGEAADRAIGRAEHMAESFKVGMFFDYSPASTTSCAKPGD; translated from the coding sequence ATGATGAACATGGAAAGCACCGAAGTCACCGAACAGACGATAGCCGAACTGGTGCGCCGCTTCTACGAAAACGCAGCGGCCGATGAAAGGCTAAAGGCCATTTTCGACGGGGCCATCCATGATTGGGACCATCACCATCGCGTCGTCGAAAACTTTTGGTCGCGGACGCTGCTGAATACCGACCGCTATCAGGGCAGTCCTTACCCCATCCATACCCGTTTGCCGTTGCAGATCGAACACTTCGACATCTGGTTGGAATATTTTCGGCAAACGGCCAGGGAAGTATTGCCTGGGGAAGCCGCCGACCGCGCCATCGGCCGCGCCGAACATATGGCGGAAAGTTTCAAGGTCGGCATGTTCTTCGACTACAGCCCGGCGTCGACAACGTCTTGCGCCAAACCCGGCGATTGA